Sequence from the Phragmites australis chromosome 11, lpPhrAust1.1, whole genome shotgun sequence genome:
CATTGACTTCTTACTGTGATATGCAACGGGTCCTTTTTGAAGAGGAACAGTCAGCATACAATCAAGCCATGCAACAAAATATTTGGTAACTCAAGTTTCTTCAGGACTATAGCTACAAAATCTCATACTTCTGTGCTAAATGTTGTATGGTTCTGTTGCAGTGATGGGAAAATTCACCCTCTTACATCTATTCACCATGCATCTACATACAACTCTTCTCTCTGCAAATTAATGGAGTATTGGTGAGAACAAAATCTCCTTGTCACATTTTAGCCAAATACTGTGTAATCCTCTATTGACTTATCAGTCTCACATTCTGTGTACCAGTTTGAGTCCAGCTATAACTGTTCTTCAGGATCGTGTGAAGGAAAATGAACTTCGGGTGAGTAGACTGGCTTGCATCTTGTGACACTGGAGCCTTGGAAGGGACTAATATCTACTTCCACATGTGAACAGTTATCTATGTTACAAGAGGAGGCTAAACAACTTGAGGCTGAGACGCAAAGTATGCGAAATGATTCTCCTCGTCGCATGATGAATCAAGGGGCTGGTGGCAGCAGTTCCCCAATGGCTCGGAACAAGCATCCTTTCTCCAGCCAAGGGAGCCCTAGAAGCCTGAGCGGTGGCAGCAGGAGGAAGGCTTATTGATTTTGACCATGCTCACCCTGTTGCTGTGATGAATATTGCAAGTCGTGGATCCATCGGATGCTCCCTGGAGCCCCAGATGTTCTGATGGACTAAGGCGCATACAATGGCAATGTACATAACCATTCCCTTTCAGCACTGTGCGGTAGTGAAAGTCTCCAACAGTCTCATTTTGCCTTGTATTAGGGTTCCTTCTTATCCTGCTGCCTAAGCTGCGCCAAATCCTCCTATCCATGGTTGGCCTGAGCTTGTAGCCTGCACACTGTAGACTGTACTGAACAGCTGTTGCTAAGATGCTATCTTTATTTCTGGGGCTGGCAAAGATGAAGGTTGTCGTTGCTCCGTAATTGGAAAAAGGAACTTTACCAACCAATTTGTTCAGTTGTCTGCAGTCACAC
This genomic interval carries:
- the LOC133885115 gene encoding uncharacterized protein LOC133885115; protein product: MDFYSHPDTNHSAKHQPGENAIVAYNPDNAPEASIDPYDSDMTPSIQEALHRSNMDICGAEYVRKEVPLFVFPTRNLLKLETTLTSYCDMQRVLFEEEQSAYNQAMQQNICDGKIHPLTSIHHASTYNSSLCKLMEYCLSPAITVLQDRVKENELRLSMLQEEAKQLEAETQSMRNDSPRRMMNQGAGGSSSPMARNKHPFSSQGSPRSLSGGSRRKAY